GGCAGCGGCTAGAATTCTTCGGCAGAATTCTTGAACTGCCGGTTGCCCCAACCGCGAGGGGAAAGATCCGGCGTTCAGGGCCCCCGAGAGTGGCGGCCGCTCCTTTCCCGGAAAACACGGAAGGAAATTCGTTGTTTTGGAAAAAGCTACGTCTCCCGGGGATCGGGAACATCTGGCGGTGAGCTCCGGGTCTACACAGGCACCTAGCGATGGGATTCGTTTATGAGTAGGCAGGATTCGAGAACCAGGTAGGGCAGTGCGTCTGGAGAGCGTTTCCCAGCCGGGTAGACAAATTGCAAACAAATTGCGTCTAACGAAACGGATTTGCCAGTTGTCATGCTGCCGGGCCGCTGGGCCGCGAGGCACCCAGAGTAAACCGTGGCTGTTCGTGAAGCAGGGAAAAACGCCGCCCACTGCTGCAGGTCTCAGCAGGGCCCGTGGGGGAGGCTGTCCGGCTTGGAGGTAGGTGGTTAGAACCTGATAAGGAGATAGAGGATCTCCCAGGCGCCTCGACCCAGGGCGCCAAGACTTCTCCGACGATGGGCCTTGGGTTTTGCGATTCAAAAAGGCCCAAAAGACGTAAGGGATGGGAGAGCCATCATGGaggccagaggagagggagcCTTCACATTTGGGGGCCTGGAAGTGAACCCCAACAAGCGAAGGGGCTGTTGGAACCCTCTTCCCTCCATTGCAGAACCCCTCCGGAGGGATGGCAGCAGGCCTAGCAGATCTGAGGCCTTGCCCAGTGGGGACTTCTGAACCCCTCTGGCTGAAGCGGACCCCATTTCCTCCTCAGTACCCCTCAAGGCACATTGCCAGCGTGGGCTGGGAGGTCGCTGGGTTGACAATTCAATATCCCTATGGAAGGGAGGCCCCTAAGCAAACTGGTTTCTTTGAATCTCCCCTCTACTGCCGGCCAATTAGATGCCCATAGGAAAAGGTGGGAAGAATTAGGTTACAAAGAGAGGGCCAACTTATGGTCCCAGAGGGGCTACCTTGGACGGGGGAAGTTTAAACAAAGAGCGCAGAAGGGAGGGCCATGTAGGATGGGGAAGACCCGGCAGCTGAGGGCCGAGGCCCAGGCGGGTGAGGCCCCATAGAACCGGGCCTCGGATCCCTGCGCTGCCTGCTCCCCGGAGAAAGCTCTCAAGCCGCACCAACGACCCATGCTTTTTCGGGGAATTTCAGGCCACTTGAAAAAGGCAGTtagaaaattcagtttttctgCTACCTTTCCCCAGTCCCTCTCAAAGTCTTGTTCTTATGTAAGGAAAGTGACAGCTTCTCAGTGCCATCAAAAGGCAGCACCCGCTATAAGCAACAACCCTTGGAAACgaacaaaaaaacatgaaaaagggAAGGCGTCCCTCTGAGGGCATTCCGGAGACCCTGAATCCCGAGGCTGTAAACTGAAATAAATCTGCTCTGCTCAGGCGCAAGGATGCTCCCCACAATCCCAGccgatttggggggggggctccctgATCCTTCCCCGTCGTTTGTTTGGGTTCAGATGCTAAGATGGTATCCGCTGCCTACTGGGCAAGATGCCTGGCTAGTGCCCCTTGGTCTGTCTGGCATACATGTACACTCATGACTGGAGTGGGGGGTGTTTACTGGCCGGCTGGGACTTCTCCTGCCTGGCATCCCTGTTTTCTCTCCCAGGCGGGTTCGTTCCTGCGGGAGAACGCAGCAGTCCCGTGTCCAGCGCAGGAGCTCCAATCATAGTGGAGGCCTCCGCCAAGCCGGCTGCCTGCCCGCCTTTTGGAGTAAGGCAAGCCCGGGGGGCCTCAGGAGACGTGGGGGAGGtcccttctccccgcccccccttttttctctAGGCCGGGATTTCGGGAAGGGAGACTGGTGCGGATCTCACGAGGCCCCTGCTCAAGCATTGCTTAACCGCCCTGCTAAGCTTCTCCGCGCGGCGATTTTCTGAGCCGCCAAGCGGGGTAATTAAATCCCCGCCCGCGCTGGGTTCTGCGCCAGACCAGCGGGCAACTCGGAGCTGCAGTTCAGGCAGGGGGCCCGGCCAGGCTGGTCACCTCCACTCCTGCGGTGGCCCAGACGCTGCCCCGGAGGGGTATTTTAGCCAAGTTCGGAAAGATGAAACTGCAGACCCACCCAGAATGGGGGTCATTTGAACTACGCCTTTGGGGGAAATAAAGCGAATTACCTGTTTTCCGGAGGGCCCGCAGCGGCCACGTCCCTGCGAGCCAAGGCGCGGATTCCAGCCCCACGGAAAGCTTCCGCTCGGCTCCGGCGTTCACGGCCCGGGCCGGCAAACGGCTGGCTGCCTCCTGCTCTGGGTCCCGGGGTTCAGGTTGACGGGACAGCCTTGTCAGACACCCGGGATTGTCCCTGGGGCTGCGGTGTCTTTGATAAGCTCCCGCTAGGCTCCAGGGACGCAAAACAGGCTCGAGGCTCTGACGATCGCATTTTACGCGTTGATGAAGAATCGTAAGCTaaaggcagggaggagagacagacGAGCAGAGAGGCAGCGAGTCCGGGCCAGACCGCGCGCGTTTCGGGGAACGCGAACTGGAAGGCACTGAAGCCAATCACctgcccggcccggcccggccgcgGAGGCCCGGCGCCCGCGGCGTCGCGCTCCCACTGCCTGGCCACAGAGCGCTTTACCCAGCTGGCGCCggcctcctctcctgctcctctcctGCCGAGCGGAGTTCCGAGAAGCCCGGGCGAGCCCCGCGCGCCTCGGAGTGGAGCGGAGCGGGAGGCGCAGCGGGTCGCCGTGGCAGGAGGGTCCCTAAGCGCCCAGGACGCGCTGGTTCCCAGCTAGATGGGGCTCCGCACTTCCAGCCCCGCGTCTTTACCTGAGCCAGGGCCTCGGACAGATGAACGGACAGTCGGacgcagaggcagaaggaggccCCTGGCCGGTGCCCGCACCCCCCCGGcgctgcccagagctgcctgcGAGAGGGTGACTGGGGCGCGCCCGCGGAGCTGGGCCTGGCCGGGAGCCCCCCGAGCCGAGGGGACCGAGGGCTTTCCTCCCTCCTCGGATTATTAAAAAGTTCATTTCCTGGCGAATCGGGTGACGTCAGGGGCCCGGCGTCGCGGTGGCGGGGCCGCCCGGCCGGAGAAGCCGCCTCCAGTTACCCAATTACCGACTGTCAAtcccgccgcccctccccccaccctcccgggGGTGGCCCAGACCCCCGCCCTCTCCCCTATCCCGGACCCACCTGGGATCTCTCTGGGCTCCTAACTCCGAGAGCTGTAGACTCAGCtaagggagaggggctggaggagggagatTCCTCCCCCTTACCCTCGCACCTGTCTTAACCCCCCCAAAGTTCTTTGTTTCCGAcactcacccccccccacccccgcctccctcGTCGGCCGTAGGCTCCCTTCGAGCCTCGGTCTCCTCGGTCTGTATAATGGGAGAGAGCAAGGAGATTTGTGCACGGGGCTCTCTCCCCCCACAGAGCTGGATCTCTGCACTGGAGGTGTGTGGCGAGCAGTTCCAGGTGACTTAGGGGACGGCGTTCTCAGTCTCCcgcctccctctccccaggggCCGCCTCAGGGACCCCCGGGAGGGAAAAATGCCTCCTCCTGCCCAGAGGCGTCTCCTTCGAGCCGGCGCCGGCGCCAGTCCGGGTCTCCATGGCCTCGCCCCAGGCAGTTCGGCCCGCTGGTCTGCGAAGGCCACGCCCGGGAAGGGgacgccccctccccctctctggaGCCGCCAGCCAGGCCACCTCCACCCGGTCAAGCGCAGTCCTAAGCGGCCTGTTGTCCGAGGCCCAGGTGCACGCTCGAGTCTCATAGTTCTTGCCCCTCACCGCTGTTGCTGTCCCGCAGCtgtcctcccaaccccctgcccagccagGGCCCGAGTAGGGGGAGGGAATGGTCTGGGTCGGTAGTTGAGACTTCAGCTGGGAGGTGGTATCAGAGAGTGGAAGGGCTGGGGTCCCGGGGAGaggacacccaggcacccgaaggGTGCACGACCCGTGCTCCCGGGGAGGGGTCCCCCGTTGGAGGTTAGTTACTGGGAGGAGGGCCCTGAGGTTAGGGGGATCCAGGAGTGTCCTCAAGAAGGGGAGAAGCAGTTGGCCAGTGGGGTGAGGGTCCTGGCGGGGGGCGTTGGCAGCAGGGGCCGCCGGGAGGGCGCTGGGAGGGGGCCCGCCGGCAGAGGGGGGCAGGCCCGCGGGTCAGTCCGGGAGTCCGGCGGACCGGGAGTTGCGGGCTCAGCCAATGGGGGGCGGAGGCTGGGCGGCGCGCGGCCCTGATTGGCTGGCGCGGGCTTCTTAGGCGTGCACGGCCCCCGCTTCATGTCTGTGCAGGAGTCGCGAGCTGGCGCCAGGGCGGCCCGAGGATGCCGAGGGGCCGGAGCCGGGCGGGCCTGAGGCCGAGGCGCGCGCTGTCCCTCGCTCCTACCCAGTGAGCCCAGCCCCCCGAAGCGCGGTTCCTGAGCCCGCCACTCCCGCGGCTCCCGCCGGTGCTGATCCCCCATCCCTGAGGCCGCGGTTCCTCCTCCCCGCGGCGCTGCGTGTGTAAGTTTGGGGTGCGAGAACTAGCCGGGGGCCTGGGGTGCGCCAAGCTCTGAGAGGTCTCTTCCGGGGCTCAAGGCCGGGGCCAGGCTGCCGGTGACTGCTTTGGTGTGGCTTGGTGAGAGGTCCTGATTGTGCCTCCTGGGAGTGCACGTAGGGGGCTGGCTCCCAGCCGCTGGGGCTGCGTGTGCGtgtttgcggggggggggggggcggtgtcgTCAAGTCGGTATGCGTATCTGGCGCCAAGTGTAGATATGTGCGTGTCTCTGGGCTCATGTGCCCCAGTGGGTGCCCAGGCGCCTGTCTCCAACTTTTGGTCTGTGTTTATGTGATTGTGTAccgggaagggggggggggtcggtGGAGTGTCTGACTTAAAGTGAGACTCCGTATGTGTTTGTTGGGGTAACTGCTATCGGGGTTTGTCCCTGTGCGCGACCCGGCGTGCATGAATGCCTGGCTCTGGGACCGGGGGTCACCATGTGAATGTGCGCGGCGGAACCCTCTCCTCCGCCTTCCTTTCGTTTTGAGCTTTGAGCTTTCCTCCCACCCGGGACTCTCCCTCCGCTGAGCTCGCCGTAGGCGCAGCGGCGTGCGGGACTCCGTGTGGCGGGACTTTGTGGGTGTCAGGCCGTGGCGGCGCCCCTCACGCCCCCTTCCGTCGCTCAGGGACGCCGCCACCGCCTCGGCCCAGATCCCCAGCCTCCACTGCCGGTCATGGAGGTGGCGCCGGAACAGCCGCGCTGGATGGCGCACCCCGCCGTGCTGAATGCGCAGCACCCCGACTCGCATCACCCGGGCCTGGCGCACAACTACATGGAGCCCGCGCAGCTGCTGCCTCCGGATGAGGTGGACGTCTTCTTCAACCACCTAGACTCGCAAGGCAACCCCTATTACGCCAACCCAGCCCACGCGCGGGCACGCGTCTCTTACAGCCCCGCGCACGGTGAGCCCCCGGCCAGTGGGTCACTGCGAGCCCAGGCGCGGCACGACGCGCGCTGGGCGCGGGAGGGGAGGAAGGCCCGGCTGCCTGCTTCCCGGATGTGAGATCCGCAGGAATCGGAGCAACTGAAAAATTGGGGCGGGGAAAGGTGGGGGCAGCAGCCTCTTGGGGAGGGTTTGGGCACCCTAGGGTTTCTGCCCATTTCCAGTTGGCCTGTGGGGGGTCCCTCCAGGCCCCAATCCGGTGGGGTTCCTTCTGTGCCACTTGTTCTTCAGCTCTGGACTGACATTCTTGATTATTGCCGGTTGGGGTTTTatgtttctggttttctttggGAAGGTTACTGCTGGTTGTCTTGGGAGTTGTGGTCCTGTACATCAGAGCCCTGGTGAGGCTCAGCCTCGGCCCACCCTgacccctgtcccttctcctgcaGCCCGTCTGACAGGAGGCCAGATGTGCCGCCCACACTTGTTGCACAGCCCTGGGTTGCCCTGGCTCGATGGGGGTAAAGCTGCCCTCTCCGCCGCTGCTGCCCACCACCACAATCCCTGGACCGTGAGCCCCTTCTCCAAGACACCGCTGCACCCCTcagcggccggaggccccggagGCCCCCTCTCCGTGTAcccaggggcaggaggtgggagtgCGGGAGGCAGCGGGAGCTCTGTGGCCTCCCTCACTCCCACGGCAGCCCACTCGGGCTCCCACCTCTTTGGATTCCCACCCACTCCGCCCAAGGAAGTGTCCCCCGACCCCAGCACCACCGGGgctgcctctccagcctcctcttcCGCAGGGGGTAGTGCAGCCCGGGGGGAGGACAAGGATGGCGTCAAGTACCAGGTGTCACTGACGGATAGTATGAAGATGGAAAGCGGCAGTCCCCTGCGCCCAGGCCTGGCTGCCATGGGCACCCAGCCTGCCACacaccaccccatccccacctaCCCGTCCTACGTGCCAGCCGCTGCCCACGACTACAGCAGCGGACTCTTCCACCCTGGAGGCTTCCTGGGTGGCCCTGCCTCCAGCTTCACCCCTAAGCAGCGCAGCAAGGCGCGCTCCTGCTCAGGTAAAGGCCAGTGCCAGGGCCCTTGTGGGAGTGGGGATGGCTTGTGCTTTCGTGTGTatggttggggggaggagggctaTGATAGGGGAGATGGGGCAACGTCAGTCTTCCAGATCTAAGGGTGGGTCATGTTCCCCTCCAATAGCCTCCAACAGATGTTTGAGATTCCAGCATGGGAGAGAGGGAGCTCTcaaacttttgcccttttcttaaCTGTTCTGAGGGGCTCCCAAAGTTCGTTTCCCTTCCCCGCCTCTCACCCTCCCTTTCAAGGTTGGCTACTACCAGACAGAACACGGGATGGGAATTCCCCCTTGCCTTCCCTGGATCTTAAGTGAAAATTTGAACAGCCTCTTGACTTAGTTTATGAGAGAATGCAGTACGCAAGTGACAACAGGGAGGCTGTGCGTAcgtgtgtttgtgagtgtgtgcGCAGGCTGTGGGAGCACTGTAGATGCTCCAGACCCTCAAGGAATCTGGTTCTCCAACTCAATCAGTCCAATCTTGGGATTTTGATGTTTCCCAATCTCCCTGGGAGATTTCCCCCAAAGCAACATTCCCAGGACTTgttcctgctccctgccccctggcGTGTCCTTCATTGTCCCTCCCTGAAGGCTGGAGTGAGGGGGACGAAGTGTAGGTGCCTCTGCAGAGACAGGCTGGAGCCTAGCTGGTTTGTTCAAGAATCTGGCCATAGAGCAGAaaccagggctggggcagggctccGGCTGTTAATGCCTCCTTCCCGATCCCTGTAAGCTGAGaaagaggaagattttttttttaaacttttactcttcAGTCCAGGAACCTTTCCTTGCCCATATATATAGACAATTTAGTTGAAACTAAATGGGGAGACATTTTCCTAGGGGCTGCGTGACGCCAGGCTGGCCAGCTCCCTGGCCTGATTGCTGCCGCCACCTCGGGCACCCCCCTCAGCCCCACCTTGGGGTCCCCGTTCCGCTCAGGCCAGCTACCTTGCCTTTAATTAGTCTCTTCTCCCAAGTTTGTTTTACCCATTCGATTTGAATTCCAGATGGTCTTTTAGCAACAACAACagacaaaaaacccaaaaaacccaccATCAACAGAAGACCAAGGTCGCTTAGTCCACTTGGCTTAAAAACGAAAGGGCTTAcgcttcttttattttaaagaacaccGCCTTCGATCTGAGTCCGGGACTGAATTCTAGGGCCCCAGCGGAAGAGGGGGAAGttggggagaaagaaggaatcCCCCTGCTTGGAGAACAGAAGGAGGGTAGGAGCTGAGCGCTGAGAATCGGGAGGTGGCAGACACAGCTGGGGAACAGGGGAAGATAGAAAAAAGGCAGAACCAGAAAAGGAGCCAGAACCCTCCCAGGCCCGGCCAGGTCGAGCGGGGCCACTCCTGCCACCGCCCTGCCCTCGGCAAAGTTTGCTGTAAATACCCTTTCATTGTCGCGCCGAGAATCCCTGGGGCCCTGGCcccactcctccctcctgccctgttTCCCTTCCTTCGAGAGAGGGTTTTGAAGATGGAGCCTTGGCCTTAAAGCTACTCTCTGAACTCCTCTCCTACGTGGGGAAAACCTCCTCCAGGTCCCTCTTCCTGCCCAGGGCTGGAGCTAAAAGTCACCCCCCCCCCGAGGCAGCCCGGGCTGAGGCAGCCCGGGCTGAGGCCGACCGCTGCCTGGTTGGCGCCTGCCCGCTGGCTCTCTCCCGTGACCTTGTCCATCAGGCAGGCCCGCTGTCTCTCCTTGTCCCCCTTCAGAAGGCCGGGAGTGTGTCAACTGTGGGGCCACGGCCACCCCTCTCTGGCGGCGAGACGGCACCGGGCACTACCTGTGTAACGCCTGCGGGCTTTACCACAAGATGAACGGGCAGAACCGGCCACTCATCAAGCCCAAGCGGAGACTGGTAAGTGCGGGGCAgcaggtggctggggaggggctgccaACCTGGGCCGGGCCAgtggcttatttaaaaaataatagtaacaccACCAAACTCTCCCAGGCAGCTGCTTTGCCTCTTGAAatccttttatcattaaaatCACTTGGGGTGGCCCTTCTTTTAGGCCAGATTCCCCCCCTCTCCCGCCCGGGGCCAGATTTCCCCCTCCGCAACCAACCAGGTATCCTTACCCCACCAAGCTCAGGAATCCCCAACGTTGAGTGTCCAAGGGCCCAACTCCCGTCCCCTGGcctctgtttaacttttttttttaaaaatagggccATGAAGTAATTTTCCTTGTAGCCCAGCACACAATCTCCTCAcgcttatttaaataaaacacacactcacaccaaccaccaaaaaaacctgccctttattatttttccatgGAGTCACCTATactgtgtattttcatttgagtgatttaaaaaaaatgccctttcGGATCTCCTGCCGGAGTTTCCTATCCGGACATCTGCAGCCTGAAGATAAGGAAACTCCGCGTATCTGTTTCCGGACCCCGCGAGTTTTAGAGCCTCTCCTCGGCTCAGTCCTGCCTCTCGCTGGGCTGTTTTGAAATTTCTAATACCCTCCGCTCTGCAAATAATGCGTAAAATGctaagaataataaatatatttttttcagggcGAAGTGATTTACGAGGCTTAAATCGCTTGCCGCTTTGGGGGCCCCCCTTCTCCGCCCCCCTCGCCCCCCCAGCGAGGGCGGGGTGAGGGCccgggtgggggtaggggtggaggaTACGGTGTTGGCCCCTGAGTCAGAATTCCAGCTCCAGGCCGCTTACTCACCCTCACCCTTCCCGCCCCCGAGGCAGCAGTCCGGGGCAGCAGTCCGGCTGATCCCTCCGACCCAGCGACCCAGGAAAGGAGCTGCGGCCCTCGGCGTCCCAGCCTCTCCCGgtctccttcccccacctcctgtccTGCTGCCTGCGGTTCTTTGGGAAATATTTGGGGGGGGTGTGCCGGTGGGCCCACAAGAGGAGATCTGCTTTCTCAGTCTAGACTCTCTTACTTTCCCTTGTCAGGAGCCTTCAGCTCCCTTCTTCAGAAACCAGACACTCCTTTCCAGACCACCTCTGGCCTTCATTCCCTGAGGGGCTGCGGGGCAGTCAGCAGCGTGTGGTTTGGGGTGCGGGATGCCAGACGGACCAGCCTTgtgctgatggaaatgttctggccCTGCCCTGTCCGCTGTGGTCGTGACTGTTGATTCCTTGAAATGGAGCTGATGCCTGAGAAGGAACTGAAgctcttaattttattaaattgtaGTTGGGTTGATTTCGAACATTCCCATGTGGCGAGTGGCTATGGTACTGGACGGCGCGGCTCTAGGCTTCCCTAAACATTTGTCGTCCCTGCCTCGCctcttgcgggggggggggggggggcgcgtcaCACGCAGGATGGTGGATTTTGAAAGGACTCACGTGGGACTGCAGAGTCAGACCCAGGAGCTCCAGGGGGATTGAGCCAGCCTCCTcagggcctcggtttccccagtCGATGGTTGCGGGGCAGGGGCTAATGTGTCCTTTTATCTCTTGCAACCCGGTTGATTTCGAGATCAGGCTTCTACGAGTTCTTTATTCTAAGTTCTGTGCTGGTTTAGGTCTCAAATTCTAAAATTCCACGGCTTCTGAGATGCCTGGATTCCCCTGTGAGCTTTCCCGCTCCCGGGCTCAGTTggcagggacaggggtgggagggtagggGGGTGGGGTAAGGGTCGGGAGGGAGGTCGAGGTGGGGCGTGGGAGCCCAGCCTGCTGACGCCGCCTTTCCCCTCCCAGTCGGCCGCCAGGAGAGCTGGCACCTGTTGTGCAAATTGTCAGACCACAACCACCACCTTATGGCGCCGAAACGCCAACGGGGACCCTGTCTGCAACGCCTGTGGCCTCTACTACAAGCTGCACAATGTGAGTCCACCCctccctggcctggcctgcccctccccagggacCGCTGCTCTTTGTGCTCCCCGgtgcgcgggggtgggggggggcggggggcggccaCCATCTCGGCGTGGCTTGGCTTGGGAGGCACCGGCGCCCCCCCCAGTGCCAGAAGGCCTTCCCATAAGAGGGGACCAGCCGGCTGGAATATGTCCcccatggcgggggggggggggggtgaggggggaggccCTGCAGGTCCAGGGAGGGGGTgcctctttaaaacaaaaagtaggggctcctgggtggttcagtgcgttaaagcctctgccttcagctcaggtcatgatcccagggctctctgctcggcgggggggggggcagtgctgGCACTTACTGGGCTCAgcgcccctgccctgcctgcggGTCCCACAGGGAAAAGCACCTTTCTTGACGGGGTAGCATGCTGGCAGGAAGACCTGGATGGGCGGGGATGGGGGGTTTGCAAGTGGGGTCCCCGGTCCAGACCTGTCTTTGCCCCATGTGGAAGCTGAGGGTTGGTTTCTTGTTTGGGGAACTGGACTTCCTGAAGGTTTTGTGGTTGCTTCCAGGTGAACAGGCCACTGACCATGAAGAAGGAAGGGATCCAGACGAGGAATCGGAAGATGTCCACCAAGtccaagaagaacaagaaagggGCGGAGTGCTTCGAGGAGCTGTCCAAGTGCATGCAGGAGAAGGCCTCCCCCTTCAGCGCCGCTGCCCTGGCCGGACACATGGCGCCTGTGGGCCATCTCCCACCCTTCAGCCACTCGGGACACATCTTGCCCACCCCTACGCCCATCcacccctcctccagcctctcctTTGGCCACCCCCACCCATCCAGCATGGTGACCGCCATGGGCTAGGGACATGCCCCCGGCAACGGACAGACAGATGCCGAGGAGGGTGGCCGGCAGTGCAAGGCTGGCAGCCCTAGGCAGGGTGGGCCAAACCCTTAGCGGCCTGCCCTTCCCTGAAGACTGATGTCACTCCTGCCAGCCCGGCTGGAGCCCCAAGCTGCCTCTCCTGTGGGCGCTCCCCTTGGCCATCAACGGTCACTGTGAAGGTCCTCACCCAGGCTGGGAGGCAGCCTTGGCCCGGCTTACTGCCCAGATGGGGTTTCCATCATGGACAATTGTTTGGAGAACAGAACAGACAACTTTATAAAGAGAAGaaggtgtggggggcaggggacacaCGAAGCAAACCGTTTTTAGAAGAAGGGAGTaggcaaaaataatttattgtgcTCTCATTTCTAACAAGGACTGGGGAGACGCGGAGGTCTGAGCTGCCCCCCAAGTTCTCTTCTGGGTCGTCTTTTGCACCAAGTGCTGCTTGGCCCATCTGCTTGCTGGGGCTCTGGGGGCAGGTgtgcagggcgggggggggggggggcggtggcccGTGGCCCACACCTTCTCCTCTGGCTTACTTTCCTGAAACAGCTGAAGCCCAGGTTGGGCTGAGCCAGTATGGCCAGGCCAGCAGCCTGGGGAGGCTGAGCGGTGCGTGCCCTGGCGGCCAGGCCCTGGAGGGCAGAGACAATCAGGGGCGGTCCTGCGCTGATTCCCAGGCCAGGGCTGGGTCACAGGAAGGAAACAACATTTTCTTGAGAGGGGAAATGTCTCCCAGATCGCTCCCCTGGCTCTGAGGCCGAAGCTGGTGTGACCCGTGTCCCCTTAATGAGTCTGAGCCCCAGCCAGGTGAACCCCTGTACATACATCCTTTTTCTGCAACACCCCtcaatccccctcccctcccactctgagacaaaagaaaaaatatatatatatatcaaagacTGCATAAGCTTAACTCGCTGAGGAgttagttgttttattttatttttaaattcattttgggTCCAGTTGATTGTACATTGCCACGGAAGTCCTTGCtatggaaaggaataaaaccTACAAACCAAGGCTGTAGCTTCacaattatttttggaaaagtaCTTGGATCCCACAGCCCTAGGACGGGGAGccgggggcctggggaggggcctTGGCTGCTCTTGGCTTCCAGGGGTTGGTCTGGCAGGTGGCGAAGGCAGGAGTTGGGGGTGGGTCCAGGGAGAGGCCTTGACTCTGCTGGGGTCCCTGGAAATGCCTGGGT
The sequence above is a segment of the Meles meles chromosome 20, mMelMel3.1 paternal haplotype, whole genome shotgun sequence genome. Coding sequences within it:
- the GATA2 gene encoding endothelial transcription factor GATA-2 yields the protein MEVAPEQPRWMAHPAVLNAQHPDSHHPGLAHNYMEPAQLLPPDEVDVFFNHLDSQGNPYYANPAHARARVSYSPAHARLTGGQMCRPHLLHSPGLPWLDGGKAALSAAAAHHHNPWTVSPFSKTPLHPSAAGGPGGPLSVYPGAGGGSAGGSGSSVASLTPTAAHSGSHLFGFPPTPPKEVSPDPSTTGAASPASSSAGGSAARGEDKDGVKYQVSLTDSMKMESGSPLRPGLAAMGTQPATHHPIPTYPSYVPAAAHDYSSGLFHPGGFLGGPASSFTPKQRSKARSCSEGRECVNCGATATPLWRRDGTGHYLCNACGLYHKMNGQNRPLIKPKRRLSAARRAGTCCANCQTTTTTLWRRNANGDPVCNACGLYYKLHNVNRPLTMKKEGIQTRNRKMSTKSKKNKKGAECFEELSKCMQEKASPFSAAALAGHMAPVGHLPPFSHSGHILPTPTPIHPSSSLSFGHPHPSSMVTAMG
- the LOC123932238 gene encoding uncharacterized protein LOC123932238, with product METRTGAGAGSKETPLGRRRHFSLPGVPEAAPGEREAASPAGRPRHRDAGPLTSPDSPGNELFNNPRREESPRSPRLGGLPARPSSAGAPQSPSRRQLWAAPGGCGHRPGASFCLCVRLSVHLSEALAQLTILHQRVKCDRQSLEPVLRPWSLAGAYQRHRSPRDNPGCLTRLSRQPEPRDPEQEAASRLPARAVNAGAERKLSVGLESAPWLAGTWPLRALRKTDYRSPFRARTTNAPAIECIIYHRRSAR